AATAGGATTTAACATATTCCATAATAGTATTTCCTAATGTATTATCAAATGGACAAGGACAATGGTATGGACATTTACTGAGGAGAGAGAGAGAGCCTTCAAGCCGATGATGCAATTGTCGAAATCGTTTCAAAACAGACGTCGTTGAGATCTGATCATTGCTGTAATTATATCcaactattattaattaatatttctcCTCGAGAGAACGGCTTACTAAATGTACAGTACACCGCAACGccataatatatatatatatatatatatgtaatgTAACCTGACATACGTAAGCCGTGCGTCTTGCTAAATCAAATGCTATTGACGGTCTTTATATTCCTaatatactaataatattccaagcatccaaaaaataaaacaaaaaaaagataacaattaatcatatttttatacaGTTCCCCCCCAATGGTAGTGCCTACAGAAGCGtatgatgatattattagCTTGGAAAGACAACCTATTAGAGTAGGTATGATTGGTTTGCATTCTCAAAGTGGTTGGGCTATTAAATCCCATTATCCAGCCATCATGCAGCTGTCTATGTGTTTCAAGATTACTGCATTGTACAATAAATCCATTAATCAATCAATGGAAACTATAAAGGATTTACGGTTGAAGGATGCCGTGGCATATCCTGATTTGGAATCCTTCGTGTCGAATTCAGAGGTTGAAATGATCGTTGTATCGACTCATGTGGTGAAACACTATGATCTTCTAATACCTATCTTACAATACGCCACGAAAAACAgtcatttgaaatatttatttgtggAATGGGCATTAGGTTGTTCAATAAGTCAAGCAGAATTGATTTATAATGAAGCAGCTAAAATCGGTATTCAAACAATCATTTGTTTACAAGGTAGAAAATCACCTTATATACTCAGAGCCAAAGAATTGATTAATGAAGGTGCCCTTGGTGAACTGAATTCTATAGAGATTATGGGTAATGGTGGTTGGTACGGGTATGATAGACCTATCAAATCCCCGGCTCATATCTATGAATTAGGTTATGGTGTAGATTTGGTTACATCTACTTTTGCTCATACTATTGACATATTACAATACATTACGAGCTCATATTTCTCAAAAGTTAATGCTATggttttcaataatattccaGAACAATATGTCGTTGATGAAAATGGTATACCCACAGGTCAGAAATTACCTAAAAACGTTCCTGATCATCTATTATTTCAAGGCACTTTACAAAGCGGTAATATTCCCGTATCATGCAGTATTAAAGGTGGTAAACCTACTAAAAAATTCACTAAAAATTTAGTCATTGATATTCATGGTACAAAAGGTGATATTAAAATCGAAGGTGATGCGGGGTTCATTGAAATGTCAAATTTAGTGTTATATTATAGTGGTGTTAAGATAAATAATGTTCCCACAAATGATACCCCAATTTCAAACTCTAATCAAAATGAAGTGATGGAAGTTCAtcatttaagaaattaCAATGGTGTCTTGGGAAATATCTTTAGATTATATCAAGCTATTGCAGATTTCCATTATAGTCCTAATGGTGGGTTCAAAACGGGCAAGATTACACCTTTCCAATATCAAGGATTTGAATTCAATGGGTTCCCAACTATGTTGGATGCATTACTTCTGCATCGACTCATTGATAACGTTTACAAGAGTGATTCATATAATTCGACGCTGGACGTCAGTAACATTTACACACATccataatgaaattttcactttttttattccaTTAGCATTACATCTCCACTCTGATCATAACTATTCAATTCTATTCATAACgtatatttaattgttcataattttatataggTTAATCATTTTGCATCTCTAACTTTCTTCTAAGTAAACCAACCAGTTACTTAGTATAATTAGTATTAATATAGTGCTCGGCATAATTATCCGGggtaatttaattttaattttaattatttaatcaagcaaatgaaaataaaaaaaataaaaaaaggaataGAAATTTAAGGGCAAAAAGATTTACCAAATAGAGATTTATACGAAAtcatagaaaaaaaatttttttttataagaAAGCAAAACAAACAAGTAAAACAAGAACAATAGAAATATGCAATTTTAAATAGACAATGTTGAAACAATTTAgtaaattgaatattagaaatttcCATTATAAAATACTAAACACTGGATTTCCTCAAACTATTAATcaagttgaaaaaaattctcaATGCTATtgtcaaaaattaaatgctACAATCTTATCTGAATCAGACGAttctgaaaaaattgatattaacATTAAATTACCCAATAAATTACTCGAATACAAAAAACATGTTCTATTGATAAGTCCTATGGGTAAAACAGATTCAAAATCACCTTTCGTTTGGGAAAAAGGATGGGGTAGTAAAATCGAAGATAATACAAACTGGCCATATTCtacaattaatattttgaaaaatcatttaaaggacaaaaatattaattcagGAATCTTAATCAATGCTATATCTGTGCATGAAAGAAATTCTAACCATATAATTTCCAATCTTATTcgtgaaaaaaataattcaccAATTACTAATGTTGCTGGTTCTAA
The window above is part of the Henningerozyma blattae CBS 6284 chromosome 2, complete genome genome. Proteins encoded here:
- the TBLA0B02050 gene encoding Gfo/Idh/MocA family protein (similar to Saccharomyces cerevisiae GAL80 (YML051W); ancestral locus Anc_1.500), translating into MVVPTEAYDDIISLERQPIRVGMIGLHSQSGWAIKSHYPAIMQLSMCFKITALYNKSINQSMETIKDLRLKDAVAYPDLESFVSNSEVEMIVVSTHVVKHYDLLIPILQYATKNSHLKYLFVEWALGCSISQAELIYNEAAKIGIQTIICLQGRKSPYILRAKELINEGALGELNSIEIMGNGGWYGYDRPIKSPAHIYELGYGVDLVTSTFAHTIDILQYITSSYFSKVNAMVFNNIPEQYVVDENGIPTGQKLPKNVPDHLLFQGTLQSGNIPVSCSIKGGKPTKKFTKNLVIDIHGTKGDIKIEGDAGFIEMSNLVLYYSGVKINNVPTNDTPISNSNQNEVMEVHHLRNYNGVLGNIFRLYQAIADFHYSPNGGFKTGKITPFQYQGFEFNGFPTMLDALLLHRLIDNVYKSDSYNSTLDVSNIYTHP